The Pseudomonas fluorescens genome includes a window with the following:
- a CDS encoding phage major tail tube protein, with protein sequence MFTNRVRQAIAATLQGLPLSATVEEFTPPKIEFDMEEMRGGRFIGEEMAKGGKVLTAKLTLQGLGPEVMLALGVSVGDDILLSVREAGQDQDGNTWFTYHTVGGKLKSLEETLLKMGEKPKTNLELSCRTYNRLENGVPVIDIDVRTQKFVLNGVDILGDARRAVLLP encoded by the coding sequence ATGTTTACCAACCGCGTAAGACAGGCCATCGCGGCCACCCTGCAAGGCTTGCCGTTGTCGGCGACCGTGGAAGAGTTCACCCCGCCGAAGATCGAATTCGACATGGAAGAGATGCGTGGCGGCCGTTTCATTGGCGAGGAAATGGCCAAGGGCGGCAAAGTGCTGACAGCCAAGCTGACGCTGCAAGGCCTCGGTCCGGAAGTCATGCTGGCGCTGGGCGTGAGCGTGGGCGACGACATTCTGCTGAGCGTGCGTGAAGCCGGCCAGGATCAGGACGGCAACACCTGGTTTACCTACCACACGGTGGGTGGCAAGTTGAAGTCCCTCGAGGAAACCCTGCTGAAAATGGGCGAGAAACCCAAGACCAACCTGGAGCTGTCCTGCCGCACCTACAACCGCCTGGAAAACGGCGTCCCGGTGATCGACATCGACGTGCGCACCCAGAAGTTCGTGCTCAACGGCGTCGACATCCTCGGTGATGCTCGCCGTGCGGTGTTGTTGCCGTAA
- a CDS encoding phage tail assembly chaperone, whose translation MWALVQDGIVLETTTVDPEGRYHPDLKWQSCAAQVQPGWLFENDLFAEKVTALEERKASERLWRDGELLARQWLRDRHRDEQDLERTTTLNNEQFVELLDYLQKLRDWPQSELFPDTGQRPIPPTWIDLQLQ comes from the coding sequence ATGTGGGCATTGGTACAAGACGGCATCGTTCTCGAAACGACGACCGTTGATCCGGAGGGGCGTTATCACCCCGATCTAAAATGGCAATCGTGTGCTGCGCAGGTTCAGCCAGGCTGGTTGTTCGAGAATGATTTGTTCGCCGAGAAGGTCACGGCGCTGGAGGAGCGGAAAGCGTCTGAACGTCTGTGGCGCGATGGAGAGCTGTTGGCTCGTCAATGGCTGCGTGATAGGCACCGAGACGAGCAGGACCTGGAGCGGACCACGACGCTCAATAATGAGCAATTTGTAGAGTTGCTCGATTACCTTCAAAAGTTGCGCGACTGGCCTCAGTCCGAATTATTTCCAGACACAGGCCAGCGTCCAATACCGCCAACATGGATTGATCTTCAACTCCAATAA
- a CDS encoding phage tail tape measure protein, giving the protein MADDRYSLKYAAFNESGLAFGNTSPTNGVSAQGTFARDQLSGLDLALEKLGLKLGLLTTAIESLTVKLSAQRLFSQTMGAGAKGESANEPKGKSGGGIEPPALLKPAIAMDSAMADLKQAGHFTPRQIAEMAEPTQRIASAPLVAAGGTTAVEVVRMQSLAARAGVGSDLPSASDRQLALLRFASDAGVTASTFKMPAMEAAEMLLGWRTSMKLSAEKAFDLADATNHLSKIPGGAKASEIGTVLQRDGAAATSAGLQPAQAAALTAALLNTGAQQAEAGVALDHFTTALGKGDQASATEQAAWKQLGLDPKAVASGLRDKDAAPGTVMSVLAALNAQPAEKRSSLASSLFGSGDAAVLRMSQKLDDVNAAFWQVKDPGQYATSQLDNNGSVRQDALALSNTRQGQLNVLNARSERLSLAAGNALMPSTDTSFQWLGSLADGMSELAESSPKAAAAIVLIGAAIKPLVGALLKAVGDEMSNQVAKRVLGKVAPHLPGRLGEVISEDFRNPRGDKLDTRNANQRPESTSRTKIRVSTRGSLGGAGRFSPGPTASLRSMTRRAPGPLKVVGAVADVAEGVLTGDKRMMGAGLGAAGGGWAGAAAGSAAGAALGSVVPVIGTAIGGLVGGLLGGWLGSDAGASLGEKLVAPADRLAAPDQVSKDLASTQTTTQQNTMTANIYINGQDQASASQLANLVVQQLSGQFGLTTMPNSLAMRSDAALTDGGT; this is encoded by the coding sequence ATGGCGGACGATAGATATTCGCTCAAATACGCAGCCTTCAATGAGAGTGGGTTGGCGTTCGGTAATACCAGCCCTACGAACGGTGTGTCAGCACAAGGCACGTTCGCCAGGGATCAGCTGTCGGGCCTCGACCTGGCGCTGGAGAAACTTGGGCTCAAGCTCGGGTTGCTGACCACGGCGATCGAGTCGCTGACCGTGAAGCTATCGGCGCAACGATTGTTTTCCCAGACGATGGGCGCTGGTGCCAAGGGTGAGTCGGCCAATGAGCCAAAGGGTAAGTCGGGTGGCGGTATAGAACCACCGGCGCTGCTCAAACCCGCGATAGCGATGGACTCGGCCATGGCCGATCTGAAGCAGGCCGGCCACTTCACGCCTCGCCAGATTGCAGAAATGGCGGAGCCAACCCAGCGTATCGCCAGTGCGCCGTTGGTGGCGGCCGGCGGGACCACTGCGGTTGAGGTGGTGAGGATGCAAAGCCTGGCGGCCAGGGCAGGAGTCGGCAGCGATCTGCCCAGTGCCTCGGACCGGCAATTGGCGCTGTTGCGCTTCGCCAGTGATGCGGGTGTCACAGCATCGACGTTCAAAATGCCAGCCATGGAAGCCGCTGAGATGCTGCTCGGCTGGCGCACCTCCATGAAGCTCAGCGCAGAGAAAGCGTTTGATCTGGCGGATGCGACCAACCACCTGAGCAAGATTCCCGGTGGTGCGAAAGCGAGTGAGATCGGCACAGTGTTGCAGCGTGACGGTGCGGCCGCGACCTCGGCGGGCCTGCAACCTGCCCAAGCTGCGGCGCTGACGGCGGCACTTCTCAATACCGGCGCGCAACAAGCTGAAGCGGGTGTGGCGCTCGATCACTTCACGACTGCTCTAGGCAAGGGCGATCAGGCCTCCGCGACCGAGCAAGCGGCTTGGAAGCAACTGGGGCTTGATCCCAAAGCGGTGGCGAGCGGCTTGCGTGACAAGGACGCCGCGCCGGGGACAGTGATGTCGGTGCTGGCGGCCTTGAACGCGCAGCCGGCCGAAAAACGCTCGTCCCTGGCCTCTTCGTTGTTTGGCTCTGGGGATGCCGCGGTGTTGCGCATGTCGCAGAAACTCGACGATGTGAACGCCGCGTTCTGGCAGGTCAAAGACCCAGGCCAATATGCCACTTCACAATTGGACAACAATGGTTCGGTGCGGCAGGACGCGTTGGCGCTGTCGAACACCCGGCAGGGCCAACTGAACGTCCTCAACGCCCGCAGCGAGCGTTTGTCGCTGGCCGCGGGAAATGCCCTGATGCCCTCGACGGATACCTCGTTCCAGTGGTTGGGGTCGCTGGCCGATGGCATGAGTGAGTTGGCGGAGTCCTCACCTAAAGCCGCTGCGGCCATTGTGTTGATTGGCGCGGCGATCAAACCGCTGGTGGGCGCGCTGCTCAAGGCTGTAGGGGATGAGATGTCCAATCAGGTGGCCAAGCGGGTGTTGGGCAAGGTCGCTCCGCACCTTCCCGGCCGATTGGGGGAAGTGATCTCTGAAGATTTCAGAAATCCTCGTGGGGACAAGCTGGATACACGCAATGCCAACCAGCGTCCCGAATCCACGAGCAGGACGAAAATACGCGTCAGTACACGAGGCTCACTGGGAGGCGCAGGGCGTTTTTCACCCGGGCCAACGGCCTCATTGCGCTCGATGACCCGCAGGGCGCCCGGCCCATTAAAAGTAGTCGGTGCCGTCGCTGATGTGGCCGAGGGTGTACTGACCGGCGACAAACGAATGATGGGCGCAGGCCTGGGAGCGGCAGGTGGCGGCTGGGCAGGCGCTGCTGCGGGGTCTGCGGCCGGTGCCGCTTTGGGGAGCGTCGTTCCGGTGATTGGCACTGCCATTGGTGGTCTGGTTGGCGGACTGCTGGGCGGTTGGTTGGGGAGCGATGCGGGCGCGTCCCTGGGTGAGAAGCTCGTCGCCCCCGCCGACAGACTCGCCGCTCCAGACCAGGTCAGCAAAGACCTGGCCAGCACCCAGACAACCACGCAACAAAACACCATGACCGCAAACATCTACATCAACGGCCAGGACCAGGCCAGCGCGAGTCAGTTGGCCAACCTGGTCGTGCAGCAGCTCTCGGGCCAATTCGGCTTGACGACCATGCCCAACTCACTCGCCATGCGCAGTGACGCGGCCCTGACCGACGGAGGTACGTGA
- a CDS encoding phage tail protein produces the protein MADYYTLLTDAGIAYETACKAAGTPIKLSQISVGDGGGEVYNPAATATALKREVWRGPLNALFQDEKNPSWLLAEVTIPPEVGGWYVREAGIWTDTGILYAIVKYPESFKPVLATSGSGKEFYIRSIFETSNAELVTLLIDDTVVKATRAWVAGYVADELAKLDRKQSVRVATTANIVLSGAQAIDGVAVVAGNRVLVKSQTLAKDNGIYVAANDTWVRAKDADASAEVTSGLIVSVEEGATLANTIWQLVTDGAIVLGTTGLVFQNITQGFAPLNSPALLGVPTAPTAPASTNNQQLATTAFVQRALGNHSSVGGLDASTVLTADAFGRSFIINSANPVNITLPKASTGFNGGTINLLNVSSGTVTIVLQGTDYVAGIAANQLVLKTMDSITLSTGAGITWYAENGSVSDALSTAFNGGVRAIMARYGLGAAAYNYTGNIDSLVENGVFLVSASTTGTKPEYPPQQGTGQIPQGTVFHMERGSSNMATQFWDSLVNAIDPITCLRTRNANGVWTKWEQITTVERVRAVLDTFGLGADPAKIPLITDFSADIKPGLYRAFTLEHSSASIGGPPDASSPGGTSMTVLVGGGYISAGYKTFLAVINNTANGPTRAYLGHKTAAGTQPFWSELGQSSHLPYRAKFYFKAAGVYQWTVPASVTKVHVEVVGGGGKRSVWWRWINHYRCWRGRWWRY, from the coding sequence ATGGCCGACTACTACACCCTGCTCACCGATGCGGGGATCGCCTACGAAACTGCCTGCAAGGCGGCGGGCACACCGATCAAGTTGTCGCAGATTTCCGTCGGTGATGGCGGCGGCGAGGTTTACAACCCGGCCGCCACCGCCACCGCGCTCAAACGCGAAGTGTGGCGTGGGCCGCTCAACGCGCTGTTCCAGGATGAGAAAAACCCGAGTTGGTTGCTGGCCGAAGTGACCATCCCGCCGGAAGTGGGCGGCTGGTATGTGCGAGAGGCCGGGATCTGGACCGATACCGGGATCCTGTACGCGATTGTCAAATATCCAGAGTCGTTCAAACCGGTGTTGGCGACGTCCGGCTCGGGCAAAGAGTTCTACATTCGGTCGATTTTCGAGACCAGCAATGCTGAGTTGGTGACGTTGCTGATCGACGATACGGTGGTCAAGGCGACGCGGGCGTGGGTGGCCGGCTATGTGGCCGACGAACTCGCCAAACTCGACAGGAAGCAGTCGGTGCGGGTAGCGACGACGGCCAATATTGTCTTGAGTGGCGCGCAGGCGATCGATGGTGTTGCGGTGGTCGCCGGGAATCGGGTCCTGGTCAAGTCCCAGACTTTGGCGAAAGACAACGGTATTTACGTGGCCGCGAACGACACTTGGGTTCGGGCAAAGGATGCCGATGCGAGCGCCGAAGTGACTTCGGGGTTGATTGTCTCGGTGGAGGAGGGCGCGACGCTTGCCAACACGATCTGGCAGTTGGTTACCGATGGGGCGATTGTGTTGGGCACTACAGGGTTGGTGTTTCAGAACATCACTCAAGGGTTTGCGCCGCTCAATTCCCCCGCGTTGCTGGGCGTCCCGACGGCTCCGACTGCACCGGCCAGCACCAACAATCAGCAACTCGCGACGACTGCGTTTGTGCAACGCGCACTCGGTAACCATTCAAGCGTTGGTGGGCTGGACGCAAGTACCGTTCTGACTGCGGATGCGTTCGGTAGGTCGTTCATCATCAACTCGGCCAACCCAGTGAATATCACGTTGCCGAAGGCAAGCACGGGGTTCAATGGCGGCACTATCAACCTGCTTAACGTGTCGAGCGGTACTGTAACCATCGTCCTGCAGGGTACGGACTATGTAGCGGGTATTGCCGCCAATCAGTTGGTGCTCAAGACAATGGACAGCATCACGTTGTCCACTGGCGCGGGCATCACTTGGTATGCGGAGAACGGATCGGTCTCGGATGCGTTGTCTACTGCATTCAATGGAGGGGTTCGGGCCATCATGGCTCGTTATGGTCTGGGGGCTGCTGCCTACAACTACACCGGGAATATCGATAGCCTCGTAGAAAATGGCGTGTTTCTGGTTAGCGCTTCGACCACAGGAACGAAGCCGGAATATCCTCCACAGCAAGGTACGGGGCAGATTCCGCAGGGCACCGTGTTCCACATGGAGCGGGGCAGTAGCAATATGGCGACCCAGTTTTGGGACTCCTTGGTTAACGCCATTGATCCAATTACTTGTCTGCGTACACGAAACGCTAACGGCGTTTGGACGAAGTGGGAGCAGATCACGACAGTGGAACGAGTCCGGGCTGTTCTGGATACTTTCGGCCTCGGCGCGGATCCCGCGAAAATCCCACTGATTACAGATTTTTCAGCTGACATTAAGCCAGGGCTCTACCGAGCCTTTACGCTGGAACACTCCAGTGCATCAATCGGTGGGCCTCCAGACGCCAGCTCCCCAGGCGGCACCTCTATGACGGTACTTGTCGGCGGGGGATATATTTCTGCCGGGTACAAGACGTTTCTGGCGGTCATCAACAACACCGCAAATGGTCCGACGCGGGCTTATCTTGGACACAAGACTGCCGCGGGTACACAGCCGTTTTGGAGCGAGCTAGGCCAATCCTCACATTTACCCTATCGCGCAAAGTTTTATTTCAAGGCTGCTGGCGTTTATCAGTGGACCGTACCGGCAAGTGTGACGAAGGTTCACGTTGAAGTCGTTGGTGGCGGGGGGAAGCGGAGCGTTTGGTGGCGATGGATCAACCACTATCGGTGCTGGCGGGGGCGGTGGTGGAGGTATTAG
- a CDS encoding glycine-rich domain-containing protein has product MAGGSGAFGGDGSTTIGAGGGGGGGISNRLCTVVPGSVISVTVGAGGAAVTVEGDPGIAGGTSSFGSFCSATGGRGGVMNNGAQSGVGGRW; this is encoded by the coding sequence GTGGCGGGGGGAAGCGGAGCGTTTGGTGGCGATGGATCAACCACTATCGGTGCTGGCGGGGGCGGTGGTGGAGGTATTAGCAACCGTCTCTGTACCGTGGTGCCGGGCAGTGTTATCTCCGTAACAGTTGGTGCCGGCGGTGCAGCCGTTACGGTTGAGGGTGATCCTGGGATTGCCGGAGGTACTTCGTCCTTTGGCTCCTTCTGTTCGGCGACTGGTGGGCGTGGTGGCGTTATGAATAACGGTGCTCAAAGTGGTGTGGGGGGCCGGTGGTGA
- a CDS encoding phage tail assembly protein, translating to MPWTPPVHVLLSPIIGDDDAQIEQLPLKPLYYAAQKDALARAGDDEDDQFFELAKLATGLSVKELDQLKRPDYVSIAQYVHDMSTRPASHFLDEPQGDPDQVQLLQPLDVAGRSLTSLTLEMPVLRATKAMKKLKTAKERAEFITAHCTGLMIPDLDLLTVPDWTQLQVRIDDFLNKPADFFRSATSK from the coding sequence ATGCCCTGGACACCTCCCGTTCACGTCTTGCTGTCGCCGATCATCGGTGACGACGATGCGCAGATCGAGCAGCTCCCCCTCAAACCGCTGTACTACGCCGCGCAAAAAGACGCCCTGGCCCGCGCCGGCGATGATGAAGACGATCAGTTCTTCGAACTGGCCAAATTGGCCACCGGGCTGTCGGTCAAGGAACTCGACCAGCTCAAGCGCCCGGACTACGTGAGCATTGCCCAGTACGTGCACGACATGTCGACGCGCCCGGCGTCGCACTTTCTGGATGAGCCACAGGGCGATCCCGACCAGGTACAGCTGCTGCAACCGCTCGACGTCGCGGGTCGCAGCCTGACGTCGCTGACCCTTGAAATGCCGGTGCTGCGTGCGACCAAGGCGATGAAAAAACTGAAGACGGCCAAGGAGCGCGCCGAGTTCATCACGGCCCACTGCACCGGCCTGATGATTCCCGATTTGGACCTGCTGACCGTGCCCGACTGGACGCAACTGCAGGTGCGCATCGACGATTTTTTAAACAAACCGGCGGACTTCTTTCGGAGCGCGACATCGAAGTGA